In one Mucilaginibacter sp. PAMB04168 genomic region, the following are encoded:
- a CDS encoding glycoside hydrolase family 28 protein, producing the protein MKYLLLLVTSVVLNLPLTKAADEPGWVKTVGAKNFPYKTKVYLVSDYKAVNDGKTLSTKAIQQAIDKCSAAGGGIVEVKSGKYLTGSLFIKSNVNLQLDEGAELMGSQNIADYPEIDTRIAGIEMKWPAALINIMGQRNAAITGKGLVNAQGKPFWDLYWNMRKEYEPKGLRWIVDYDAKRPRTLLVTNSTDVTIKGITLQQAGFWTVQLLYSSQVTVDGITIRNNVDGHGPSTDGIDVDSSTKILIENCDIDCNDDDFCLKSGRDWDGLRVNKPTEYVVIRNCVARAGSGLLTLGSETSGGIRHVYATNLVGNGTSNGLNIKSATTRGGTVEDIHFTNITMNNVRTAFQITMNWNPSYSYSKLPDGYTESTLPPHWKKMLTKVEPASKGIPHFKNVFISNIKVNGAKKAVNAIGLQESQLQNFQFDKVNMTVETAGEVKYAQGWKWNNSTITATDNSKLTIPNLLSAKP; encoded by the coding sequence ATGAAATACTTGCTGCTTTTAGTTACATCGGTGGTGTTAAATTTACCCCTGACTAAAGCTGCTGACGAACCAGGCTGGGTTAAAACGGTAGGCGCGAAAAATTTTCCTTATAAAACCAAAGTTTACCTCGTTAGCGATTACAAAGCAGTAAACGATGGCAAAACACTCAGCACCAAAGCTATTCAGCAGGCCATAGACAAATGTTCAGCCGCTGGTGGCGGTATTGTTGAAGTTAAGTCTGGAAAGTATTTAACCGGTTCACTGTTCATCAAAAGTAATGTGAACTTGCAACTGGACGAAGGTGCCGAATTAATGGGCAGTCAGAACATTGCCGACTACCCGGAAATAGATACACGTATAGCCGGTATAGAAATGAAATGGCCCGCAGCGCTTATCAACATTATGGGGCAGCGCAATGCAGCTATTACAGGTAAAGGGTTGGTAAATGCACAAGGCAAGCCTTTTTGGGATTTATACTGGAATATGCGTAAGGAGTATGAGCCTAAAGGTTTACGCTGGATAGTGGATTACGATGCCAAAAGGCCACGAACACTGCTGGTAACGAACTCAACCGACGTAACCATCAAGGGCATTACCCTGCAGCAGGCCGGTTTTTGGACGGTGCAGTTACTTTACTCCAGCCAAGTGACCGTTGATGGCATTACCATTCGTAATAATGTAGATGGCCACGGACCAAGCACCGATGGAATTGACGTGGATTCATCAACCAAGATATTGATTGAAAATTGTGATATTGATTGTAACGACGATGATTTTTGCCTGAAGTCGGGCAGAGATTGGGATGGCCTGCGGGTGAATAAACCTACCGAGTACGTAGTTATTCGCAACTGTGTGGCCCGGGCAGGCTCGGGCTTGCTTACGCTGGGTAGCGAAACATCGGGGGGAATACGCCACGTGTACGCAACCAACCTGGTAGGCAACGGAACAAGCAACGGCTTAAACATTAAATCGGCCACTACGCGTGGTGGAACGGTGGAAGATATTCATTTCACTAACATCACTATGAACAACGTACGAACGGCCTTCCAGATCACCATGAACTGGAACCCGAGCTACAGCTATTCCAAGCTGCCCGACGGTTATACCGAAAGTACCCTGCCGCCGCACTGGAAAAAAATGCTCACCAAGGTAGAGCCGGCATCCAAGGGTATTCCGCATTTCAAAAACGTTTTTATTTCTAACATAAAGGTCAACGGCGCTAAAAAAGCCGTTAATGCTATCGGTTTGCAAGAATCACAACTGCAAAACTTTCAGTTTGATAAGGTGAATATGACGGTTGAAACAGCGGGCGAAGTAAAGTATGCTCAAGGCTGGAAATGGAATAATAGCACTATTACCGCTACTGATAATTCAAAACTAACTATACCTAATCTGCTTTCGGCTAAACCTTAA
- a CDS encoding oligogalacturonate lyase family protein, whose amino-acid sequence MKKKLFAPLFALSFYCIAAQAQPVLETGANKQPMAVAQWIDKDTGHKVVRLVNRPGGNTSFYFNNNCFVPQLKSEGDIMVFSGGTTTDGKQLFTLNLKTKKVAQLTNRARVAGEMVCAKTREAYYQSGDSVFAANVDTRKERFIYAFDPSFKGRVGTVNADGTYMACVKAVGDQEREILKQYPEKKDFFQRIYNAHIEHVLYILNTKTKELKEVNRENEWTNHLLFSTTDPNILSYCHEGPWEKVDRIWNYNIKTNKSTLLHKRTMPMEIAGHEFWSPNGNTEWFDLQKPKGQTFFLAGYDMKTGKEKIYEMNRNEWSIHFNVTADEKLFCGDGGDPGQVAKAPDGMWIYLFRPEGDKFKSEKLVNMKNHYYKQEPNVHFSPDEKWVIFRANFEGHDEIYAVEVAKAAKSNKAE is encoded by the coding sequence ATGAAAAAGAAACTGTTCGCCCCGCTGTTCGCTCTTAGCTTCTACTGCATAGCTGCACAAGCGCAACCCGTGCTCGAAACCGGCGCTAACAAACAGCCCATGGCCGTTGCCCAATGGATTGACAAAGATACCGGCCACAAAGTAGTGCGCTTAGTTAACCGACCCGGCGGCAACACCAGTTTCTATTTTAACAACAACTGTTTTGTACCTCAGCTAAAAAGCGAAGGCGATATCATGGTTTTCTCAGGTGGTACAACAACTGATGGCAAACAGTTATTCACCCTTAATCTGAAAACAAAAAAAGTTGCACAGCTAACCAACAGGGCTCGCGTGGCCGGCGAAATGGTTTGCGCTAAAACACGTGAGGCCTATTACCAAAGCGGCGATAGCGTGTTTGCTGCCAACGTAGATACCCGTAAAGAGCGTTTTATTTATGCTTTCGACCCCTCATTTAAGGGCAGGGTGGGTACGGTAAATGCCGATGGTACTTACATGGCCTGCGTAAAAGCAGTAGGCGACCAGGAGCGTGAGATATTAAAGCAGTACCCTGAAAAAAAAGATTTCTTCCAGCGGATTTACAACGCACATATTGAGCATGTGCTGTATATACTCAACACTAAAACCAAGGAATTGAAGGAAGTAAACCGCGAGAACGAGTGGACCAACCATCTGTTGTTTTCTACTACTGATCCAAACATACTTTCCTACTGCCATGAGGGCCCTTGGGAAAAAGTAGACCGCATCTGGAACTACAATATCAAAACCAACAAATCTACCCTTTTGCATAAGCGTACAATGCCTATGGAAATTGCCGGTCATGAGTTCTGGTCGCCAAATGGCAACACGGAGTGGTTCGATCTGCAAAAGCCTAAAGGGCAAACCTTCTTCCTAGCCGGATACGATATGAAAACGGGTAAAGAGAAGATTTACGAAATGAACCGTAATGAATGGTCAATCCATTTTAATGTAACGGCAGATGAAAAGCTTTTTTGCGGTGATGGCGGCGACCCGGGCCAGGTTGCCAAAGCGCCCGATGGCATGTGGATCTATCTGTTCAGGCCCGAAGGTGATAAGTTCAAGTCAGAAAAGTTGGTTAACATGAAGAATCACTATTATAAGCAAGAGCCTAACGTACACTTCTCTCCCGATGAAAAATGGGTGATTTTTCGAGCTAACTTTGAGGGGCACGATGAAATTTACGCAGTTGAAGTAGCCAAAGCTGCCAAATCAAACAAGGCAGAATGA
- a CDS encoding rhamnogalacturonan acetylesterase, which produces MLQIMKPMAIKYLALSFAGLCASLATPVWAQSAATNYRFDLSGAKPKAGFTAVGTSKNYNNDYGFDMGTASQVIMRKGHSSSFVTSNKPFYFSAAVPEGNYKVTLTLGDAEGPTQTTVKAESRRLMVENFATKPNESKKVSFIVNIRMPQIANGEMVKLKPRENGKLDWDNKLTLEFAGNSAVSAIEIEKVDNQITVYLAGNSTVVDQDDEPWAAWGQMIPRFFKPGVAIANHAESGLTLGSFIGSKRLEKVMSLIKPGDYLFIEFGHNDQKEKGPNDGAYKSYTERLKLFVMQAREHKANPVIVTSTARRSFDAEGKTVNTLGDYPAAARKVAQELNVPLIDLNQMVTKFYDALGVENSKKALVHYPANTFPGQDKALEDNTHFNPYGAYELAKCIVEGIKTNNLGLKKYLVDTKTFDPSKPDPIESFNWPLSPKNSAIKPDGN; this is translated from the coding sequence ATGTTACAGATCATGAAGCCGATGGCTATCAAATATTTGGCCCTGTCGTTTGCCGGGCTCTGCGCAAGCTTAGCTACGCCTGTTTGGGCACAAAGCGCGGCAACCAACTACCGGTTCGACCTAAGCGGAGCTAAGCCTAAAGCCGGTTTTACGGCCGTTGGCACGTCAAAAAATTATAATAACGATTATGGATTTGACATGGGCACTGCTTCGCAGGTTATCATGCGTAAAGGTCATAGCAGCAGCTTTGTAACCAGCAATAAACCATTTTACTTTTCGGCAGCCGTACCCGAGGGGAATTATAAAGTAACACTAACCCTTGGTGATGCTGAAGGCCCTACCCAAACTACCGTTAAGGCCGAGTCGCGCCGTTTAATGGTCGAAAACTTTGCCACCAAGCCTAATGAATCAAAAAAGGTAAGTTTTATAGTTAACATCCGTATGCCGCAGATTGCTAACGGCGAAATGGTAAAACTGAAACCCCGTGAAAATGGCAAGCTGGATTGGGACAATAAGCTTACACTTGAGTTTGCGGGTAACTCTGCTGTTAGTGCTATTGAAATTGAAAAGGTAGACAATCAAATTACCGTTTACCTGGCAGGCAACTCAACCGTGGTTGACCAGGACGATGAGCCCTGGGCTGCCTGGGGACAAATGATACCTCGTTTTTTTAAGCCAGGTGTAGCCATTGCCAATCATGCTGAGTCGGGCCTTACGCTGGGAAGTTTTATAGGCAGTAAGCGCCTGGAAAAAGTAATGAGCCTTATTAAACCCGGCGATTACCTGTTTATAGAGTTTGGCCATAACGATCAGAAAGAGAAGGGCCCTAACGATGGCGCTTATAAATCTTATACCGAGCGCTTAAAGCTGTTTGTAATGCAGGCACGCGAACATAAAGCCAACCCAGTTATTGTAACTTCAACAGCCCGCCGCTCATTCGATGCCGAAGGTAAAACGGTAAACACACTGGGCGATTACCCAGCTGCCGCCCGCAAGGTAGCCCAAGAACTTAATGTGCCTTTGATTGACCTGAACCAAATGGTAACGAAATTTTACGATGCCCTGGGTGTCGAAAATTCTAAGAAAGCACTGGTACATTATCCTGCTAATACCTTTCCCGGTCAGGATAAGGCTTTAGAAGATAATACACACTTTAACCCTTACGGTGCCTACGAATTGGCCAAATGTATTGTAGAAGGAATTAAAACGAATAACCTGGGCCTGAAAAAGTATCTGGTTGATACCAAAACGTTCGACCCATCAAAACCTGATCCCATCGAAAGCTTCAACTGGCCGCTAAGCCCCAAAAATTCTGCCATTAAACCAGATGGTAACTAA